AAAGCGCATCCTTAAATAAAGTCTTTAATAAATACCATGTATCAAAAGAGCTTCAAATTTTAGCGGTTGCCCCACGCATGGATAGCAGGGAGAATCTGGTGAAGTTTATTGATGAATATCAAATCACTTATCCAATTCTTCACGACCAAGAGAATCAGGTGTTAAAACTTTACGGAGTAATTGCGGTTCCCCATAATATATTTATTGACCGAGAAGGAAAGGTTAAAAGAGTCATTACCGGTGAGGTTGATCTGACGACTTTGGAAGAATCTCTTGAGGAAATATGGTAAAAAGAAGTGCGGATATCAACAAACCTATTTGCATTTTTGCCATCAAACGGAAATTCCGCATCTCCACCCCTCCCATAACATCTCAAGAGATTATCCCGTAAGAAGAAAATGCAAAAAATCAGTTTCTCGGTATCCGCACAAATCCCATTATACCATATTTTTATTTTTTCAATAATACAAAGAAAAATATTTTTTAAATGTTAATGATAGGTTTAAAAGTAACTTAATTTATTTGGATCTATTTATGTAGCGGTATGCCATGGCATACCGAATCTTGGATTTTCATCCTCGAATGCACTTTAATTGCTTATTTAAAAAATGTCGATGAAGGACAGCACATTTGGTTGTTTATGAGCGATGTGGCCTTTAGTTCTTCTTGCTTTAATATTTCTCCCTTAATGCTGATTTGAGTCATTTTAACTGGAACTTTTGCACCAGATTGAAGGAGAGCATTTTGAACAGTTCGAATTAAACCACGGCAACAAGGAACTTCCATGTAGATAATATCTAACTCTTTTATTCTGTTCTGTCGAAATATCTGAGCCAGTTTTTCTTCATAAAGATCTGCATTATCAAGTTTTGGACATCCGATTAATAATACTTTTCCGGCTAAAAACTTTTCATGAAAAGCCGGATAAGCACAAGGAACACAATCTGCGGCTATGACTAAGCTAGCATTTTTTAAATAGGGTGCTTCGGTTGGAACCAACATTAATTGTACCGGCCAGTTTTCCAAAAGAGATTGACGTTCCTCAACAGGTAAGGAGTTTACAGGTTTTTTTTGTTGACATGAACTCCCCTTTAATGATTGAGCCATAGTTCCAGGACATCCACAAGCGAGGAGGGGTTCAGGCTGGGAAGGAGGTTGGGGTTGGAGACTTTCGTCAAAGGGTTCGGCGATTCTTTCTTCAATTTGCAGAGCACCAGTTGGACATTCTCCAATACAAGCGCCTAAGCCATCGCAATAACTGTCTTTAACCAAACGAGCCTTTCCGTCAATAATTTGAATGGCTCCTTCAGCACAAGCTAATACGCATTGACCGCATCCATTGCATTTTTTCTCATCTATTTTGATAATGTTCCTTCGAACGGGATTCCTTTTGTCCGTCATGGCTATCACACCCCTTATTGCCCATTAAATTGGTTGTTTATTAAATTTTTTCTATTTAGGTATAATAGTACCAGAATATATTAATATGTCAATGATTAATTTTTCACCCTCATCCTCACCTTCTCCCATCAAGGGAGAAGGAATTCTAAATTATTATTTACTGAAGTTGGGACCAGCGGACTTTCCAGGGTATGAGAACCGAATCAATGGTATAGATATTACCATTATTCGTTTCATAAGCAATGCGAGAAAATTCGGCGTTAATTTCACTCATTCTGGGAGCATCATTTATTGCTAATAAAACCTTAGGGTCTTCTTTGCTTTTCATCAAAACCATGGTTGATCCTTCTAAAAGTGTTTTCAAGGTGAGTTTGTTTCCAGGGAGATCACGCCAGGTGATTCGATAAGGAACCAAGTGATAGCTGAGAATAGCAGTGAGGATGGGACGGTTTTCTGGTTTAGAGAGAGCCTCTAAGGTATTTTTGGATAAATCTTTAAAAGCGTCATTATTTGGAGCAAAAATAGTTATATTATTAATTTCTCTTAAAGAAATTAATAAGCCCGCATTATCGATGAGTTGTAGTAAAATGGTAAAATTACCATCGGCAGCTAATACATCAACTATATTGGCTTCAATCCTTTGAGTGGACGGGTTAAATCTTCGATTCCGGCTTGAAGCCAAGGGAGAAGCGAACGAGAAATGAGTGAATAGGAATATCGCGATAAAAATCAACGAAATTGGAGAATATCTTTGTTTGGTCATAAATTCTAATCCTCCACAGTATTTGATATTATATTATTCCTATTCAGCATATTGGAAAAGGTTCGTTTCGAAATTAATGAATAATTAGGTTAAAATGAAACTCGATAATCTACTGAAAACCGGGAGGAAAGACCGTTGAGCGATCACATCAAGAAAATAGCCGCAGAACTGAGTATAAATGAAAAACAAGTAAGCGCGGTTGTTGAGCTTCTCAATCAAGACGCCACCATTCCCTTTATTGCTCGTTATCGGAAAGAGGCAACTGGAAGCTTAGACGAAGTAGCAATAACTGAAATAAGAAACCGAATGGACCGCCTTATATTATTGGAGAAAAGAAGAGAAGCGATCTTCAGTGCCATGGAAGAAAGAGGCCAGCTAACCGACGAGATTCGCGAAAAAATGGAAACAGCTGAAACCCTAACCGAGTTAGAAGACCTCTATTTACCCTTTCGACCAAAACGGCGAACCCGAGCGACCATAGCCCGGGAAAAAGGCCTGGAACCTTTAGCTGAAATCCTCTTTAAACAGGAAGAAGAAGATCCCACCGTTTTAGCCGAAGGCTTCCTGGATCAGGAAAAAGGTGTAACAACAGTCGAAGAAGCATTGAAAGGTGCGCAAGATATTATGGCGGAGTGGATGAATGAAGATCAAGAAGCACGGAAAGCTCTCCGAGAATTATTCCTGACTCAAGGGATTATACGTTCCCGGGTAATAAAAGGAAAAGAAACCGAAAGAGTAAAATACCAAGATTATTTTAATTGGAAAGAACCGGTTAAAAGCATACCATCTCATCGGCTTTTAGCGATTCGAAGAGGCGAAAAAGAGATGATTTTATCTCTTCGGATACTCCCCCCGGAAGACATTGCTTTATCGCTCTTGGAATCCTTTTTTGTCAAAGGAACCAATTTTTCTTCGTTGATTGTAAAGGAAGCCAGCCAGGATTGTTATAAAAGGTTGACGGCTCCATCATTAGAAAATGATGTCCGGTTAATCAGCAAAGAAAGAGCTGACCGAGTAGCTATTGAAGTCTTTTCCGAAAACCTTCGTCAATTGTTATTATTTCCACCGCTGGGGCAAAAAAGAGTATTGGCCATCGATCCTGGGTTTCGAACCGGTTGTAAGATAGTTTGTCTCGATAACCAGGGGAATTTATTGCAACATGATACCATCTATCCCCATCCTCCTCAGGAAGACATTGAGTCTGCCAGTAAGCTGGTTTTAAAGAGGTGCCATGAATTTAATATCGAGTGTATCGCGGTTGGGAATGGAACAGCGGGGAGAGAGACCGAAGCTTTTCTGCGCAGCTTAGAAGGATTATCAAAAATTCCCATAATTATGGTCAACGAAAGTGGCGCCTCGGTATATTCTGCATCTGAAGTAGCTCGAAAGGAATTTCCTAACCAGGATGTCACGGTAAGAGGAGCAGTGTCAATTGGTAGAAGATTAATGGATCCTTTAGCTGAACTAGTTAAAATTGATCCAAAATCAATTGGCGTGGGACAATACCAACATGATGTCGATCAAGCTGAACTCAAAAAATCTTTAGATGATGTTGTTATAAGTTGTGTGAATAGTGTTGGGGTGGAAGTGAATACCGCCAGCAAAGAGCTGTTGAGTTATGTTTCTGGGCTTGGTCCCCAATTAGCCCAGGCGATAGTTGATTACCGAAGCCAAAACGGTCCTTTTCGTTCGCGAGATGTTTTAAAAAAGGTTCCTCGCTTGGGTCCTAAGGCATTTGAGCAATCAGCAGGATTCTTGCGAATTCGAGATGGAGAAAACCCCCTTGATGCCAGCGCTGTTCACCCTGAGAGTTATCCTATTATTGAGCAAATAGCTAATGATTTAGAGATTTCTATCATTGAGTTGATCGGAAAAAACGATCTCGCTGAGAAAATTAATCTCAACCACTACCTAAATGATAGAGTAGGACTTCCAACTTTACAGGATATACTAACTGAGCTTTCTAAACCAGGACGGGATCCACGGCAACAATTTGAGTTCTTTCAATTCGCTCCTGGTGTAAATTCGATCGAAGACCTTCAAATTGGAATGAAACTTCCCGGCGTGATAACTAAC
The window above is part of the Candidatus Atribacteria bacterium ADurb.Bin276 genome. Proteins encoded here:
- a CDS encoding Fasciclin domain protein — its product is MTKQRYSPISLIFIAIFLFTHFSFASPLASSRNRRFNPSTQRIEANIVDVLAADGNFTILLQLIDNAGLLISLREINNITIFAPNNDAFKDLSKNTLEALSKPENRPILTAILSYHLVPYRITWRDLPGNKLTLKTLLEGSTMVLMKSKEDPKVLLAINDAPRMSEINAEFSRIAYETNNGNIYTIDSVLIPWKVRWSQLQ
- a CDS encoding 2-ketoisovalerate ferredoxin oxidoreductase subunit delta, with protein sequence MTDKRNPVRRNIIKIDEKKCNGCGQCVLACAEGAIQIIDGKARLVKDSYCDGLGACIGECPTGALQIEERIAEPFDESLQPQPPSQPEPLLACGCPGTMAQSLKGSSCQQKKPVNSLPVEERQSLLENWPVQLMLVPTEAPYLKNASLVIAADCVPCAYPAFHEKFLAGKVLLIGCPKLDNADLYEEKLAQIFRQNRIKELDIIYMEVPCCRGLIRTVQNALLQSGAKVPVKMTQISIKGEILKQEELKATSLINNQMCCPSSTFFK
- the resA_1 gene encoding Thiol-disulfide oxidoreductase ResA, with amino-acid sequence MKTIIKLLWLVLLFIIPLGSFSFVWSQDQTQLEDFQLSDFTLMTLDGQEITLSKLTGKPVLLTFFLTTCSHCQAESASLNKVFNKYHVSKELQILAVAPRMDSRENLVKFIDEYQITYPILHDQENQVLKLYGVIAVPHNIFIDREGKVKRVITGEVDLTTLEESLEEIW
- the rpsA_2 gene encoding 30S ribosomal protein S1; this translates as MSDHIKKIAAELSINEKQVSAVVELLNQDATIPFIARYRKEATGSLDEVAITEIRNRMDRLILLEKRREAIFSAMEERGQLTDEIREKMETAETLTELEDLYLPFRPKRRTRATIAREKGLEPLAEILFKQEEEDPTVLAEGFLDQEKGVTTVEEALKGAQDIMAEWMNEDQEARKALRELFLTQGIIRSRVIKGKETERVKYQDYFNWKEPVKSIPSHRLLAIRRGEKEMILSLRILPPEDIALSLLESFFVKGTNFSSLIVKEASQDCYKRLTAPSLENDVRLISKERADRVAIEVFSENLRQLLLFPPLGQKRVLAIDPGFRTGCKIVCLDNQGNLLQHDTIYPHPPQEDIESASKLVLKRCHEFNIECIAVGNGTAGRETEAFLRSLEGLSKIPIIMVNESGASVYSASEVARKEFPNQDVTVRGAVSIGRRLMDPLAELVKIDPKSIGVGQYQHDVDQAELKKSLDDVVISCVNSVGVEVNTASKELLSYVSGLGPQLAQAIVDYRSQNGPFRSRDVLKKVPRLGPKAFEQSAGFLRIRDGENPLDASAVHPESYPIIEQIANDLEISIIELIGKNDLAEKINLNHYLNDRVGLPTLQDILTELSKPGRDPRQQFEFFQFAPGVNSIEDLQIGMKLPGVITNITAFGAFVDIGVHQDGLVHISQLSRKYIKNPAEVVKVHQKVIVIVIGVDLERKRINLSMKEPD